TCATCTCTGGGTGTAAACATGCAGGTCAGCCAATGAGACAGAGCAGTAAGTATTTACACTTCACTGATGACAGATATTTGAGCATGGCAGAGTTCTTAGTCACAGGAAATGCTTGTGCAATGTGGAAGTTTTCCCTTGTAAAgagaaagttaaaaacaaagcaGCCTATTTAAAGTCATTAATCTGCTGTCATTCATAAAGAACAATGTGAGGCATGTTTCTTACAAGACTGCACTCACAAACCCAGTATGTCTCATACCACCAGTGACATCACAATGGGCAGATGTGGGTCTATTACAGGTCACATTAGTCAGACATGAAGGTAACTTGAGGTTGTGCTGATCTATTAACTGATTATAGTACAGAAGAACAACCTTTATTTTCAGTGATGGTCCTTTCAAcgtttgtgaaaaaaaaaaaattacatggGATTTGGCAGCATTTAGTCTCTTTAGGTGCCACTAACAAGGTGCTGTGGTAACTTTTAATCTGAAAGTTTAATGAAATCTAAAAGATTTTTATATTCTGTGTTGAAAATTCTGTTAAAAaccatatattttatttgtggaTTAAACTGGTGGGGGCATGTTCAGGCATGTCCAGACATGCCAGGACACCATGAGAACAATCCTAGAGTGGAAAGAAAGTAAATTCAGTAACAGAAAACACCTTATGGGCATGTTTCACCTGTAGGGTGTATAACTGAACTTCAGTTCATTGCGGTCTTGTGCACAGCTCGAGTTTATTGAGGCTCCGTCTAAGGACACAATCAATTATTATGCAACTCACATAAACCATTTTATCACGTGTCATTGAGGCGTCATCAACCAGTCCACTAACTCAGGGTGAATCCAGTTGGGGATTCCCTGCATTAAAATCTACAAATTTTATTCTTTAGGCGGAAAGTCGTCTCTCATTCGGACCTCCTCCATAGAAAATTaggaggatctgcggagttcagtgcatgtctgaaggcaTCTATGGCAAATTAGTTTTGGCCCACATTTGGCCCATTTCCCACATCTGGCATATATACCGCATGGATTGATGGCCCTTGGGCAgtccgctcctgtttgccagatatGGGCCACAAGGCAGCCATAGCTACACTGCATATATTTACCAACCACATGGGCCAATacaggttcacatccagattacacttTGCCTAGAGCACTgaatgtttgccaaaaaaggccctcatttgttttgggatatttgggccacatttgctattttacaagtgggcaacTTTAGGCTCATATCACATTTTGTCTGggccacaagaaggccagaagtactgcatcattgcctgaagtggcccacatccgtatgctGCCTGGGAACAGACTTCTCGGACTCCAGTAGATAATGAAGAAGCAGTTTTTAGACAAAGTGTTGCATATTATACAGCCAAAGTCCattaacaacattttatttatttatattaaatttttGATTGTATTCACCTTAATGCTATTCTCTCTTaggattttatcattttattctcttatatatatatcctcatatttatttctgttctgttcacttttatttatttattatttttatttgaatgagaCTTTTTAAATCCGGCCTCTAGTGTTTCCTCATTGGTATCTTCAGGAGTTACAGTTATAGTAatagtgttatttattttttctctcagtgCTCTATTAAtcccttgctctctctctctctctctgtgctatttttacatttttacattttatttgcatgaaaagtgctatataaataaagactgattgattgacaggACCTGTATTCTACTCAAATTAAGGGAGTAATATATCTATGCCCTTGATGTTATCATCAGACCTTTTATATGACATAATATGAGTACGGTGTCTGTGTCAAATACTAACACAATATATTACGCATTTTTATTAACATCACATATGCTCAAAAATTACAATACACCACAGAGTTAAGAAAAATGCATTCTTGAGGTTTTCACCAAGTTTGGACATTTCCAGACATGACATAATGTgacatgtttataaaaaaaaagaagatgtaaCTGGTATCCTagtaaaatactgtatatgtatttaaatgataTGGATGATATCAACAAAACTTTAATGGAATAGTGGGACCAGATTAAGAGCATCAATGTCAGCAGTGTATTTTATATCATAGGGAAACATTGAACTTAATACTGTACCATTGTAAAGAGAGTGGAGCATGTTCTGAATCCATGTGGGAAATGTCAAGAGGAGAGAAGGACTGTGGTTGCAGGGTTAAAGATGTGCCTGATCtcctcacaacaacacagacgcAGGTTGGTTCTTTGAAATGGTCGTTTATTGCTTGGGCATGTCTCGTCACTCTGGTCCATCTTTACTTGTGTGTCTCCTTTGCCCCATAACGCCATGATAGCCAAATGCCGTGAACTGTAATTATTTATTGCGTGAAATTATGACGTTACGTAGCTTGTTGCTCAGAAAATTCATGTAAGCAGGCAAACGGAAAAAAGACTTGCAAAAGACCACAACCACAAGTTAGCTGATCCGTGCATCAGGGGATCTGTGCACATGCATTTAACaatctgtaaataaacacaaaaagtgtcacaaatattttttcagctATTCAAAGCGAACATTATTCGGCTACATCTttgaagttaaagttaaaaatatattttcgagaaatattaatatttattcatgtttaatatTGTGATATGTGCATTTGTAAAACTAAATTGTTTGGTATTTGTGTGATTTGAACACACGTTTTTTGTGTCGAAATACCCAAAATTATGCACAATCATTGTATGTATTTGTAcatctttgtttctttcacttGTATATCATGTGAAACACAGTTGTGACCATTTTCAGTCTATTTTCTCTccatacataaataaacaaagttaaGATGAATCAAGAGATGGTGCTTCCTGTTTTGAATATGATTTGTCACCCCAGGTTTTATTCAGCAGAAGATAACGCAGAATTTCAAAAAGTCTCATAGTTTGTACATAGTTCTACCATTCACAAGACATTTTTTATCAtgtttcacacattttacattgtttacacatttttacatgttacattttgtgtaatgaaatgtctcttttcctctgctcctccagactCGCTGAATTTTGGACATTTGAGATAAACCACTGGGACCAACAGGACTTCACGGCACAAAGAGAAACTTTTAGGTGCTTATGTGAAGCCTCTGCAAATAAGGGGAAAGATGAGAAGACTTCGTAGAAGACTTTAAACATAAAGGAATTTAATGTTCAATTATTATGTATTCCACCTACGAGAGGCGGATTTAagttttttctaaatcaggggtcataaaggggccacaatttacacagaggggccaacaTCCATACACAATCCCTCATTCAGTGAGGTGCACATTTGAGTCATTACTTGTTGtcagctttgagcaaagcctcATGTTATTGAATGTATTTAGAAAATGCTCCTTGTTCAAACATATTGTGTAGGCTACTTAAAATAATCGTAGAAGATAACAATTCTtaaaatagtcatatttatggtTAGTATTGTTATTGactagtttatttaaaaccGACTTCTCACAGGACACTAGAAACCCTAAACCAGGACTGGGGCACTTCCGGGGCTAATCAGATATCAGCTGGGGCCTGGTATATAAAGTGCCTCTGTTCAATTTATTAACCATCACTTTTTCAGTTGTCTTCTTCCACTTTGAAACAAAGCTGAGGTTGTAAATAATTGTCCCTCAAAGAGCAAATAAAATGGTTTTGATGGTGATTGCAAGACTCAATACTGACAGATGTGGACATTTGAAACCTCTCAGTTTATTCTCGGAACAAAGACCAGACCAAGTGTCAGGCTGAGGCCGTGAACATGTGTCTCCACCATCCCCTGGATAAATCGTAGCTATATGTTAGGTGGTAGTAAAAGGTTTAACACGGAACAAGTTACCGTGTGGTTTGGGATCAAAACTGCCCTGATTGGCTTTCCACTGGGCTTCAGCAGTCAGAGTCAGGGTAAGGTTTctgttattattgatatttatcattattatttatcttttatatattttgctttAGTCCTACTAATATTTTAGTCctgattatatattatataatatatatttattttgttgttgcttcTTCTATTATTGATTGCTTTGGTGTGCTAAATTAGCCTCTAaatcttaatgtttttttttactttaatatatttttaccattCTATTTTGTCAATACTTGAAAAGCAATTTTAAtaacttttgatttgtttgaaaagtgctatgcaaataaagtttgattgacaATTTGATTGATGTGGAGTTTGTATATGGTACTATTGAAATTGCCATATATTGTTGTAAAATGTACACTTCAAttagacaatttaaaaatagaGAGCGCGTGAAAAACCAATTTACGGCAGTAGCTGTCGTAAAACAAGCCCATGGTGACACCTGCCTCCAGGAAGCGGTAAGTGCAGGTGGAAGTTTGGCGGCAGAACCTCTAGTTTCACATCATCCGTCACTCCTCTGTGTTGGCGGAGTTTGCTCTTCCCTCCTGATTCGTTAAAGCCGGTGAGTTGTTAAAATGGACGCCTTCACCTTCGGTTACATCCTGATATTACATCCAGTCAGCTGACACCGTCTGCGCATCACGTTCAGATCACCCGCGACTGTAGCGCAAATAATCGCTGACGTTAACGGAGAGTTTTCCACGTTATTGCAGTAAGcttagctaatgttagctccaGTGTGACGCCCGCCCTCCGTGTTTCAGTGTTCACTGACTTCACCGTTTAACGCGAACTACCTGCTCTGAGTGTAGTGATCGATGGCTTCAGCTAACTGAGGCGATTATGTGAACATGAGATAACTTATCTGACATACGAGGTGAGTTATAACTTTAAACTTGAGTCCAGAAAATGACGCCATGTGCGCTTAAAGTTGGCGCAGAAGTGCACGTTGTGTTTGCCAACTCGTGTTGTAGCAATGAATTTAAGCTAATGCAAACATTTGAATTTTGAACTCTTTTAGTGGCGACATTGATTTagaatacaatttaaaatctcTCATCTTCATTTATATTATCCAGACAAATGTGCTGCATGTAGACAATccgtttttaatgttttatcatttaatataaaacaaaataaagtcgAGTAAAGCAATAGGAGTTTGAGAACTAGTTTGTGTGGGTCAACTCCTGACTCATGTGGTCATGTTTCTGTTCTGTCATGCAAGTTAACTACCTCCAAGGAACAAGTCCAATTCTGTCAAATATCCAATAGTGAGAGAACATGTTGACAGCATACCGATGTATGTTATCTGAAAGTCTTTTGAGGAAGCACTGAAGAGCCACTCTCCTTTTGTTAATAGCCCCGaacatatgtttgtttgtatgacaCTGTTCTTGACTTTGACAGGGATGAAGAGAGGCCTCACCTGGAATggcatttttaaatgattgtgtAGCATCTAATAagcagaaatgtttttgcttatcttaaaatacaaaaatatctgctactaataatttaatttgaatatacACGTACAATATTCATGTTGAGCTGCTTCCATGCACTGAACACTGGAtgatctcctgaaattatctggaggggctgtatgtgagaacgcaaatatcGGAGCCAATTGCTGCAGACCTGATCCCAcgtttttcctgccagcctacgttgtaaaaaaacagaatattCGAGTGAGCCTATATGAGAGTATAGTGCAGGATATTGTCTGGAgaattcacagcgagtgagagggtgtgttgatgacgtttttaACATGCGATGTGCGCAAAGCTTTTAAGAGCGaaatttatataaatacttGAGGATGAAAAATAGTTGCCATACACGTAGGAGATGCCAaggaagatgtcaacttggaaagacaacgagatttaagagcttttggtgGTAAGgtgccggtgtcgatgtgctgtcaacaaaaacacgtgacttccacagtagaatttatacgtcatatcttgcctcctgcatgctccaCCCTGGTGCCTCCTCTCACCTGAAGGCTCTGGAGGTTTTCCTGTTGTAGTGAACATATCTGACTTAGACAATGTCCCGCTGCATTCTTtacatgtgaaagacaaagtccGGAAtatgtctggacccaattatTTGGACATTCagtggagttcatgtctgaaaaataGCTTTACCGTGattcagctctttttttttttatcaataattcGTTATTTTGCATAATATTGATTTAATGGTTGTATTTAACTAAtcttatgtctgtgtgtgtattttccaaCAGACATGGATGAAAGAATGAAAGGACCCTTCAGGAGCACAGTTTTCAGGAGGCTTACTCCAGCCATATTCGACTCTTTCACTGATCACTGCAGCCCCCCACTCACTGTCCCCTTGCGCTCTGACCACGTGGAATATGGGTCCTCAACAGGGCCGCGGGTTGATAAGAGGACTGTTATTAACAGTGAGagggtttttttaaatgaagtatCTACTTTTGACTGCGATGTTGACAACATCTTGTGCCTCAATCCGGTTGGCGTGGGGGGATTTTCCGAAAATGTAGAGAGCCGCAGAAGTAgtgacacatttcaaaataagccAATGTTAAGCTCCACATGGACAAGTGATGGAGGTTCTGTGGCACACCATCAAGAGTTAGAAAGTGGAAATGAACAAGTGGAGGATGGACGAGGGGGGCTGAAGACAGAACTGTATCTGAATGTAtcagatgaggatgatgatgacggTTATTTCTCAATGTTTCATAAAAGAGTAAAAATCTCCCCTCAGTCAGGACACATTCAGCTGTCTAGAGCTACTTCCAGCCCCCAGCATTGGACAGATGAGGTTAGAGAACCATGGGATGCGTGCCATCCTGAAAGTTCATCCGAACAAGCTGCGATAACTAGCCGGCACATTTCCTTTACAGTTAGTGATTTGTGTCCGACTGTTAGCGGGCCACAACTGGAGTCTGCAAACTCTGATTCGTTAGAAGGTGACTCTGAAGAGGTGTGGACTATTGGTCGCCCCATGTTTGAATCATCGATGTGccacagtgtcacagtgaagttgaGTGCAGGTagtgagcagagcagacagGTGACGGAGGATGTGCAGCACGGTGTGACGGAGCCTGTCCGTGACTGTCAGGCCACAGTTATACGAGACACAGCCACTGTCCAGTCGACTGACACCAGTTATGAAGCCACTTTATCTCCACAAGTACAGGTGAGTCGCCTCAGTTGTACTAACTCATCTTCTTTCTGATTATGTGGAAATGTTTGTTCAGGGTTTCTTTGGTGGGCTTATGTACTGTGAAGACTTTGAGAGGGAGGTGTTTGGGGTGTTTGTGTAATGTGACTATGTATTTCCACACAATTTTGGACCATTGTTATTACAATATTTCCAAAATCCCAGCAAAAGCTGTTctaaaaaaattctaaaattaAATAATCTTAATTTTATGCATTCGAAAGTCTTGAATAAGTTAAAATATTACGTACCAGAGCTTTAATACAATTAGGTAGGTCTTAATTATATTAACTTTCTTTTAACAGTAATTCCGTTGtgctttaaaatacattttttaagagaaatattttgttagccattgtttgaaatgtctttgtgtgcttttttatttttcaacaacACAGATATTAGCATGCTGTAATAAAACTTCAAAAAAGA
The sequence above is drawn from the Hippoglossus hippoglossus isolate fHipHip1 chromosome 22, fHipHip1.pri, whole genome shotgun sequence genome and encodes:
- the LOC117756010 gene encoding S100P-binding protein-like isoform X1 — protein: MDERMKGPFRSTVFRRLTPAIFDSFTDHCSPPLTVPLRSDHVEYGSSTGPRVDKDGRGGLKTELYLNVSDEDDDDGYFSMFHKRVKISPQSGHIQLSRATSSPQHWTDEVREPWDACHPESSSEQAAITSRHISFTVSDLCPTVSGPQLESANSDSLEGDSEEVWTIGRPMFESSMCHSVTVKLSAGSEQSRQVTEDVQHGVTEPVRDCQATVIRDTATVQSTDTSYEATLSPQVQVKSVVVALRQSTTSSSSTSSSSTSRSKTTARPVPELKDFHSNRYVLSGKIKRYEDMEVDWECKKQSYVHSVTKHMEEHPGTTQDVMTELFNLITHVAEKTRGGNGRQWQHPSDLTRRNYQRRFGNMTPRMSLREWQEKNSKTYKRFANVPKIFERNLFH